AACGTCTATGTTTTGCAACAAGGAGGCAATAGCATTAAGGCTGACTCAGTAACGTATCTAATTGATGAAGCGCGATTTGTTGCTACACCCAAGCAAGGTAGTCAAGTAGAATCTATTTATCTGGTTAACGAGAATAACCAAACTCCTGGATCTGCTCCTGCAACAGCACCTGTGAAAAAATCTAATTAGCACAGATAACTCATAAAGGACGGCAGAGGGTGAAAATTGTCTTAGAAAATGTTCATAAAACTTATGGCAAGCGAGTCATTGTCAATCGCGTCAACCTTTCAGTCGCCCAAGGCGAAATCGTTGGGTTACTTGGTCCTAATGGCGCTGGTAAAACGACGACTTTTTACATAGCCACAGGTTTAGAAAAACCAGATAAGGGAAAAGTCTGGTTAGACAATGTAGATATGACTCCGCTACCAATGCACAGAAGGGCGCGACTAGGCCTTGGTTATTTGGCACAAGAAGCAAGTGTTTTTCGTCAACTCAGCGTGCGAGATAATATTCTTTTGGTGCTAGAACAAACAAATGTGCCAAGCTGGGATTGGGCAAGGCGAGTGGATACCTTGTTGCGGGAGTTTCGTTTAGAAAAAGTAGCCAACAACAAAGGAATTCAACTTTCTGGAGGTGAAAGACGCCGGACAGAATTGGCAAGGGCGTTGGCTGCTGGTAAAGAAGGACCAAAATTTTTATTTTTAGATGAACCATTTGCAGGAGTTGATCCCATAGCAGTCTCAGAAATTCAGCAAATTGTCGCGCAACTGCGCGATCGCGATATGGGCATTTTAATCACCGATCATAACGTCCGCGAAACTCTAGCCATCACAGATCGCGGATATATTATGCGTGAGGGGCAAATCCTTGCCTCCGGTACCTCCAAAGAACTCTACAATAACCCCCTTGTGCGGCAATACTATCTGGGCGATAACTTCCAAGCGTAAATAAAAAATCAATTAAAAATAAAAAAACTTTTATATTTACTGTTTTTAATTAAAATTTCGTAATCTGGCTTTATTTTGTTTACGATTTATTTTGATAACTGCTACATTTTTGATGCTTAAATCTTCTTGTGGCTGAAATTGTTGCTACCCGAAACCAGGATTTCTCACTTGAGTTTGCATAGTATAGTGCATAAATGTTTGATGAATCGTGACAAAAAACCTAGTATCAATGACTAATGACTAATAACTAATAACTAATAACTAATGCCTAAATTTAAGTCTTTCTACACCATCAATTCGCTGCTCCCTTTTTCTATAATGGATCGCTACCTGGCGAGGGAATTGTTGCCAACATTTTTGTTTGGTGTTGGGGCTTTCGCTTCAATTGGCGTAACAATAGATGCTATGTTCGAGCTAATACGGAAAATCGTGGAATCCGGATTACCGATAAGCATCGCCGCTCAAGTTTTTATGTTAACTATGCCAGAGTTTATCGTTTTAGCTTTCCCCATGTCCACGCTCCTGGCTACTTTGATGACTTACAGTCGTCTTTCCAGCGATAGCGAACTTGTAGCTTTACGCGGCTGCGGAGTTAGTGTGTATCGCATGGTACTCACTGCTGTGATGTTGAGTTTGATCGTTACAGGAATGACATTTGTGTTTAACGAACAGCTTGCACCAGCATCCAAATACCGAGCAACTCAAATATTGAATGCGGCTCTCAAGTCCGAAACTCCAACT
This portion of the Brasilonema sennae CENA114 genome encodes:
- the lptB gene encoding LPS export ABC transporter ATP-binding protein is translated as MKIVLENVHKTYGKRVIVNRVNLSVAQGEIVGLLGPNGAGKTTTFYIATGLEKPDKGKVWLDNVDMTPLPMHRRARLGLGYLAQEASVFRQLSVRDNILLVLEQTNVPSWDWARRVDTLLREFRLEKVANNKGIQLSGGERRRTELARALAAGKEGPKFLFLDEPFAGVDPIAVSEIQQIVAQLRDRDMGILITDHNVRETLAITDRGYIMREGQILASGTSKELYNNPLVRQYYLGDNFQA